One genomic window of Ilyobacter polytropus DSM 2926 includes the following:
- the ald gene encoding alanine dehydrogenase: MKIGVPKEIKNNENRVGLIPASVAQLVADGHQLFVETKAGIGVGISDEDYIKAGAKILDSLEDVFEAADMIIKVKEPQPREIACLKPHHLLYTYLHLAADKPQTEGLMASGATCIAYETIVLEDKSIPLLAPMSEVAGRMATQMGAFYLQENQGGKGVLIGGVPGTKRAKCVIIGAGVAGQNALQMAVGLGADCTIIDLDIHKLRYLDDIYGNKIKTIYSNSHNIEEAVVNADLVIGTVLVPGAKAPKLVTREHIKKMQPGTVLVDVAIDQGGCFETSKATTHTEPIFFVDDVLHYCVANMPGAFARTSTYALNNATLKYARALAGMDIHKACKKYPELINGINVIDGKLVYEQVAKDLDLHYTPLEDVCK, encoded by the coding sequence ATGAAAATAGGTGTACCTAAGGAGATTAAAAACAACGAAAACAGAGTAGGTCTTATTCCGGCTTCTGTGGCTCAGCTTGTAGCTGACGGTCATCAGTTATTTGTTGAAACCAAAGCAGGTATAGGGGTTGGGATATCTGATGAAGATTATATTAAGGCAGGAGCAAAGATCCTAGACTCTTTAGAAGATGTATTTGAAGCTGCAGATATGATCATAAAGGTAAAGGAACCCCAGCCTAGGGAGATCGCCTGTCTAAAGCCGCACCACCTTTTATATACTTACCTTCACCTAGCTGCAGACAAACCTCAGACAGAGGGACTCATGGCCTCAGGAGCCACATGTATCGCCTATGAAACTATAGTTTTAGAAGACAAGTCTATTCCCCTTCTTGCACCTATGTCTGAAGTGGCAGGAAGAATGGCAACTCAGATGGGAGCATTTTATCTTCAGGAAAACCAAGGTGGAAAAGGAGTCCTTATAGGTGGGGTACCAGGTACCAAAAGAGCAAAATGTGTCATTATAGGGGCTGGGGTGGCAGGACAAAATGCCCTTCAAATGGCAGTAGGTTTAGGGGCTGACTGCACTATCATAGACCTTGATATTCACAAATTAAGATATTTAGACGATATTTACGGAAACAAGATAAAAACCATCTATTCCAACTCTCATAATATTGAGGAAGCTGTAGTAAATGCCGACCTTGTTATAGGAACTGTCCTCGTACCAGGAGCCAAGGCTCCAAAACTTGTGACCAGAGAGCATATCAAAAAAATGCAGCCTGGAACAGTCTTAGTTGATGTGGCCATTGACCAGGGAGGGTGTTTTGAGACCTCTAAAGCCACAACACATACAGAACCTATCTTCTTTGTTGACGATGTCCTTCACTACTGTGTGGCAAACATGCCAGGTGCCTTTGCCAGAACTTCTACCTATGCACTTAATAATGCAACTCTGAAGTATGCCAGAGCCCTAGCAGGTATGGATATACACAAGGCATGTAAAAAATATCCTGAATTAATCAACGGAATCAATGTAATCGACGGAAAACTCGTCTATGAACAGGTGGCAAAAGATCTAGACCTTCACTACACCCCTTTAGAAGATGTATGTAAATAA
- the uvrA gene encoding excinuclease ABC subunit UvrA produces the protein MLDKIIVRGAREHNLKNINVEIPKNKFVVITGVSGSGKSSLAFDTIYSEGQRRYVESLSAYARQFIGQMQKPDMDSIEGLSPAISIEQKTTNKNPRSIVGTMTEVYDYMRLLFAHVGTAHCPICGEKVEKQSIEEMVDSILLRFEEKTKIILMSPLVKEKKGTHKNLFINLQKKGFVRVRVDGEVLHLEDEIELDKNKKHTIEVVVDRVVLKKQDKDFISRFTQSVEASTELSGGRVVLSIEGEDYSYSENFVCPNHEEVSIPDINPRLFSFNAPYGACPECNGLGKKLEVDENRLIEDENLSLNNGGIYIPGAASRKGYSWAVFQSMARAFDIDLDKPVKELSKRELDIVFYGVVGKSFRVDYKGRDFQYHGMKEYEGAIKNLERRYYETASDSMKDEIENKYMIEKICKVCNGKRLKPEVLGVTINEKNIMEICFVSVKEALEFFQNLKLSPKEEMIAKEILKEIRERLSFMINVGLDYLSLARETKTLSGGESQRIRLATQIGSGLTGVLYVLDEPSIGLHQRDNNKLLATLNRLKDLGNTLIVVEHDEDTMFQADYIFDLGPGAGRFGGEIVAKGTPKQIMRSKKSLTGKYLNKNIKIETPEKRRKWKKSIKLQGASGNNLKNVDVEIPLGVMTLVTGVSGSGKSTLINQTLFPLLFNMLNKGKLYPLENKGIKGVEKLDKVIDIDQSPIGRTPRSNPATYTKIFDDIRNLFAETKESKIRGYKKGRFSFNVRGGRCEACQGAGIIKIEMNFLPDVYVECEVCKGKRYNRETLEVTYKGKNISDVLGMSVGEAYEFFEKIPSLERKLRVLMEVGLDYIKLGQPATTLSGGEAQRIKLATELSKVARGHTVYILDEPTTGLHFEDIRKLLEVLNRLVDKGNTVIVIEHNLDVIKTADHIIDIGPEGGDEGGKIIAVGTPEQLIEVEKSYTGHYLKKVME, from the coding sequence ATGCTGGACAAGATAATTGTAAGAGGTGCAAGAGAACACAATCTTAAAAATATAAATGTAGAAATACCAAAAAATAAATTTGTAGTGATAACTGGTGTCAGCGGAAGTGGGAAATCCTCTTTAGCCTTTGATACAATATACTCTGAAGGACAGCGAAGATATGTAGAGAGTCTTTCTGCCTATGCCAGACAGTTTATCGGTCAGATGCAAAAACCAGATATGGACAGTATAGAGGGGCTTTCTCCTGCCATATCCATCGAACAAAAGACAACTAATAAGAATCCGAGATCAATAGTGGGGACAATGACAGAGGTCTATGATTATATGAGGCTTTTATTTGCCCATGTTGGAACGGCTCATTGTCCTATCTGCGGAGAAAAAGTTGAAAAGCAGAGTATAGAGGAGATGGTAGACAGCATCTTATTGAGGTTTGAGGAAAAAACAAAGATAATACTCATGTCACCTCTTGTAAAGGAGAAAAAAGGAACTCATAAGAATCTTTTTATCAACCTGCAGAAAAAGGGATTTGTGAGAGTCAGAGTAGACGGAGAAGTACTGCATCTAGAGGACGAGATAGAATTAGATAAGAATAAAAAGCACACCATAGAGGTGGTGGTAGACAGAGTCGTCCTCAAAAAACAGGACAAGGACTTCATAAGCAGATTCACTCAGTCAGTAGAGGCATCTACGGAACTTTCCGGAGGAAGGGTGGTACTCAGTATAGAGGGGGAAGATTACAGCTATAGTGAAAATTTTGTATGCCCAAACCATGAGGAGGTAAGTATACCAGATATAAATCCGAGACTTTTTTCCTTTAATGCCCCCTATGGAGCCTGTCCTGAATGCAATGGTCTTGGTAAAAAACTAGAGGTAGATGAAAACAGGCTCATTGAAGATGAAAATCTTTCTCTAAATAACGGGGGGATATATATTCCAGGAGCGGCATCTAGAAAAGGTTATAGCTGGGCTGTTTTTCAGTCTATGGCAAGAGCTTTTGATATAGACCTTGATAAACCTGTGAAAGAACTTTCCAAAAGGGAACTGGATATAGTATTTTACGGTGTAGTGGGAAAGAGTTTCAGGGTAGATTATAAGGGCAGAGATTTTCAGTATCACGGAATGAAAGAGTATGAAGGAGCAATAAAAAATCTAGAGAGAAGATATTATGAGACAGCCTCTGATTCTATGAAGGACGAGATAGAAAATAAGTACATGATAGAAAAAATCTGTAAGGTGTGCAACGGAAAAAGACTTAAGCCTGAAGTCTTGGGAGTTACAATAAATGAAAAAAATATTATGGAAATATGTTTTGTAAGTGTAAAGGAAGCCCTAGAGTTTTTTCAGAATCTCAAGCTAAGTCCAAAAGAGGAAATGATAGCCAAGGAGATACTAAAAGAGATCAGAGAGAGGCTGTCATTTATGATAAATGTAGGGTTAGATTATCTCAGCCTTGCAAGGGAAACCAAGACACTTTCAGGGGGAGAATCCCAGAGAATAAGGCTTGCCACACAGATAGGCTCTGGTCTAACAGGTGTGCTCTATGTCTTAGATGAGCCAAGCATCGGACTTCATCAGAGAGACAACAACAAACTTCTCGCCACATTAAACAGGCTAAAAGACCTAGGAAACACCCTTATTGTAGTAGAACATGATGAGGATACAATGTTTCAGGCAGACTATATATTTGATTTAGGGCCCGGGGCAGGAAGGTTCGGGGGAGAGATTGTAGCCAAGGGAACTCCCAAGCAGATCATGAGATCAAAAAAATCTCTCACTGGAAAATATCTAAATAAAAATATAAAAATAGAGACTCCTGAAAAAAGAAGAAAATGGAAGAAAAGCATAAAATTACAGGGGGCTTCGGGAAATAACCTAAAAAATGTAGATGTGGAAATACCATTAGGAGTAATGACTCTGGTAACAGGGGTAAGTGGAAGCGGGAAATCCACCCTTATAAATCAGACTTTGTTTCCTCTGCTGTTTAATATGCTCAATAAAGGGAAGTTATATCCCCTTGAAAACAAGGGAATAAAAGGAGTGGAAAAGTTAGATAAGGTTATAGATATAGATCAGAGTCCTATAGGAAGGACACCGAGATCAAATCCGGCAACTTATACTAAAATTTTTGACGACATAAGAAATCTATTTGCAGAAACAAAAGAATCTAAGATCCGGGGATATAAAAAAGGAAGATTTTCATTTAATGTGAGAGGCGGAAGATGTGAGGCCTGTCAGGGAGCCGGAATAATAAAAATAGAGATGAACTTTCTCCCAGATGTATATGTAGAGTGTGAGGTGTGCAAGGGAAAAAGATACAACAGAGAGACTCTAGAAGTAACTTATAAGGGAAAAAATATCTCTGACGTGCTGGGAATGAGTGTAGGAGAGGCCTATGAGTTTTTTGAAAAGATACCCTCTCTTGAGAGAAAGCTAAGGGTTCTGATGGAAGTGGGCTTAGACTATATCAAACTCGGCCAGCCTGCCACAACCCTTTCTGGGGGAGAAGCCCAGAGAATAAAACTAGCCACAGAGCTCTCAAAAGTTGCTAGAGGTCATACTGTCTATATCTTAGACGAGCCTACAACAGGACTTCATTTTGAAGATATCAGAAAATTACTAGAGGTACTCAATAGGCTGGTGGACAAGGGAAATACGGTAATTGTAATCGAACACAATCTAGACGTGATCAAAACTGCAGATCATATAATCGATATAGGGCCTGAGGGTGGAGATGAAGGTGGAAAGATAATAGCGGTGGGAACACCTGAGCAGCTTATTGAAGTAGAAAAAAGTTATACAGGGCATTATTTGAAAAAAGTGATGGAATAA
- a CDS encoding amino acid permease-associated protein: protein MEKRFGAFSGVFLPTFLTIIGVIFYLRFGWIVGNAGIMGTISIVVLAHVITIATALSISSITTNMDVKGGGAYYLISRSLGLEIGGSIGIPLYLSQVISVALYILGFVESVKMIYPAINDKIVALAVTVVIGIISAVGADLAVKTQYVVFSVIILSLGTIAISGNYDMVPLSFGSFSSSGNYWKAFAVFFPAVTGILAGVSMSGDLKNPRKDIPKGTLAAIGVTFVIYLIQIFWLGMNISEEDLLNNKLIIISKTRFPILIIGGIWAATLSSALGSMVAAPRTMMALSKDSVFPKIFGKGSGKSNEPRIASLVSFVIAIIFIIKVNLDFVAPVITMFFLNTYGAINTVAALETLVGNPSYRPTFKTPWVVSLIGALGSYRVMFLINSNATIICLAFTLCIYLYLSKKNISRTWGDLRDGVLVSIIRICLLKLRFNQKKEKNWKPDVLVFSGEPESRSDLVYLAQQFSKGRGIITLVHYIFGRIEDKKEEVKEAKKGLEKYIRENSLNAFSEVVVGSDMTATMEKTVQTNGIGLLKPNTVLMGIPKSLERVPPLIRFIRKITYFDKNLILLVENDENSFGNKKTIDIWWRGLENNGNLMLNLAHLMSLNDDWKKCRIRLLSIVRTPNESDERERILKKMLDYLRIDAEVKVVSKEKEKSISEMIYENSFETDLVFMGLAVPDEHREEEYYERLMNMTKGLKTVLLVKGRLV, encoded by the coding sequence TTGGAGAAGAGGTTTGGTGCATTTAGTGGGGTTTTTCTCCCGACGTTTTTAACTATAATAGGTGTAATTTTTTACCTGAGATTTGGATGGATAGTTGGTAATGCTGGAATTATGGGGACTATCAGTATAGTTGTATTGGCTCATGTGATAACAATAGCAACGGCACTTTCTATATCTTCTATAACTACCAATATGGACGTCAAGGGGGGAGGAGCTTATTACCTTATCTCTAGAAGTCTGGGCTTAGAGATCGGAGGAAGTATAGGAATTCCTCTATACCTGTCCCAGGTCATATCTGTAGCCCTATACATACTTGGGTTTGTAGAATCGGTAAAGATGATATATCCGGCCATAAATGATAAAATTGTAGCCCTTGCAGTGACAGTAGTAATAGGGATTATATCTGCCGTAGGAGCAGATCTGGCTGTGAAAACTCAGTATGTGGTTTTTTCCGTGATTATTCTATCTCTAGGAACCATAGCTATATCTGGTAACTATGATATGGTACCTTTGTCTTTTGGAAGCTTTTCTTCTAGTGGAAACTATTGGAAGGCCTTTGCTGTGTTTTTTCCTGCAGTAACAGGGATATTGGCAGGGGTGAGTATGTCTGGAGATCTTAAAAACCCAAGGAAAGATATTCCTAAGGGAACCCTTGCGGCTATAGGGGTTACCTTTGTCATCTATCTTATACAGATATTCTGGCTTGGAATGAATATTTCCGAGGAAGACCTTCTGAATAATAAACTGATAATCATATCCAAGACAAGGTTTCCTATTCTTATAATCGGCGGGATATGGGCAGCTACTTTATCTTCTGCATTAGGGAGTATGGTAGCAGCTCCTAGAACTATGATGGCTCTGTCAAAGGACAGTGTATTTCCGAAAATTTTTGGTAAGGGAAGCGGAAAATCCAATGAACCTAGGATAGCTTCTTTGGTGAGTTTTGTCATAGCCATTATATTTATAATAAAGGTGAATTTAGATTTTGTGGCTCCTGTAATAACAATGTTTTTCCTAAATACCTATGGGGCAATAAACACAGTGGCGGCTCTCGAGACTCTGGTTGGTAACCCAAGCTACAGGCCTACCTTTAAGACTCCCTGGGTGGTATCCCTTATAGGGGCTTTAGGCTCATACAGAGTTATGTTTTTGATAAATTCCAATGCTACTATAATCTGCCTGGCCTTTACTCTCTGTATCTATCTATATCTAAGTAAAAAAAATATAAGCCGAACCTGGGGAGACTTGAGAGACGGAGTTTTAGTTTCTATCATAAGAATATGTCTTTTAAAACTCAGGTTTAACCAGAAAAAGGAAAAAAACTGGAAACCTGATGTGCTTGTTTTTTCAGGAGAACCAGAAAGCAGAAGTGATCTGGTTTATCTTGCCCAGCAGTTTTCAAAGGGAAGAGGAATAATAACTTTAGTTCACTATATTTTTGGAAGAATAGAGGATAAAAAAGAGGAAGTAAAAGAGGCAAAAAAAGGTTTGGAAAAATATATAAGAGAAAACAGCTTAAATGCTTTTTCTGAGGTGGTAGTAGGTTCAGATATGACTGCTACAATGGAAAAAACAGTACAGACCAACGGAATAGGCTTGCTAAAACCAAATACTGTACTTATGGGAATTCCAAAATCTTTAGAACGTGTCCCTCCTCTTATTAGGTTTATAAGAAAGATCACTTATTTTGATAAAAATCTTATTCTTTTGGTGGAAAATGACGAGAATTCCTTTGGAAATAAAAAGACCATAGATATATGGTGGAGGGGTCTAGAAAATAATGGAAATCTCATGCTGAACTTAGCACATCTTATGTCACTCAATGATGACTGGAAAAAATGTCGGATAAGGCTTCTCAGTATAGTGAGAACTCCAAATGAATCAGATGAAAGAGAAAGAATATTAAAAAAAATGCTAGATTATCTAAGGATAGATGCTGAGGTAAAGGTGGTAAGTAAAGAGAAGGAAAAGAGTATATCTGAGATGATATATGAAAACTCCTTTGAGACTGACCTGGTATTTATGGGGCTCGCAGTTCCAGATGAACACCGGGAAGAAGAGTATTATGAGAGGCTTATGAACATGACAAAGGGGCTAAAAACTGTGCTGCTTGTGAAGGGTAGATTGGTGTAG
- the murI gene encoding glutamate racemase codes for MDNRGIGVFDSGFGGLTVVKEIKKVLPGEKIYYFGDTARLPYGSKSKENIIHYSLEIAEFLKTKDIKALVVACNTASAFALDELKKHCSFPVIGVIEAGSRRALGITKNGKVGIIGTKGTVSSGVYDRSLSKGRKGIEVYSKPCPLFVPLVEEGMVQDEVTEIMIDRYLREFKNKVDSLIMGCTHYPLLEDEIKRYFEKYELEVVNPAVETALELEKLLAEKAILSKKSNGEIEFYVSDSPNHFKELGEMFLGEKIDRVEKINIEDYWRG; via the coding sequence ATGGATAATAGAGGAATAGGGGTTTTTGATTCTGGATTCGGGGGCCTTACAGTTGTAAAAGAGATAAAAAAAGTACTTCCTGGGGAAAAAATATATTATTTTGGAGATACGGCGAGACTGCCCTATGGTTCAAAATCAAAGGAAAATATAATTCATTATTCTCTGGAGATAGCCGAATTTCTAAAAACCAAAGATATAAAAGCTTTGGTGGTGGCCTGTAACACAGCATCTGCCTTTGCCTTGGATGAGCTAAAAAAACACTGCTCTTTTCCTGTTATAGGGGTTATAGAAGCAGGAAGCAGAAGGGCTCTGGGAATAACTAAGAATGGTAAAGTAGGGATTATAGGTACAAAGGGGACTGTATCTAGTGGTGTGTATGATAGATCCTTATCTAAAGGAAGAAAAGGTATAGAGGTCTACTCTAAACCATGCCCGTTATTTGTGCCTCTTGTGGAAGAGGGAATGGTACAGGATGAGGTTACAGAGATAATGATAGACAGATATTTAAGAGAATTTAAAAACAAGGTTGACTCTCTTATCATGGGATGCACACACTATCCACTATTGGAAGATGAGATAAAAAGATATTTTGAAAAATATGAGCTGGAAGTGGTAAATCCCGCTGTGGAAACTGCCCTTGAGCTAGAAAAACTGCTGGCAGAAAAAGCTATTCTCTCTAAAAAAAGTAATGGGGAGATAGAGTTTTATGTCAGTGACTCTCCTAATCACTTTAAAGAATTAGGTGAGATGTTTTTGGGAGAAAAGATAGACAGGGTGGAAAAAATAAATATAGAAGATTATTGGAGAGGATAA
- the ruvA gene encoding Holliday junction branch migration protein RuvA — protein MFEYLKGELTLKKLEYAVVDINGIGYKVNISLKTYEKLVLGEKTKLYIYNYIREDMFKLIGFAEEKERNLFEILINVNGIGVSLALAILSTFDVEDMRDIVSREDVKLLTKVPKLGIKKAQKLIVDVKDKLKGLQLEEGASGSTASKGIQIEEELYMALESLGYSKKDIEKLVTREEIMAYEGIEAAIKDVLKKIQSKL, from the coding sequence ATGTTTGAATATCTAAAGGGCGAACTGACATTGAAAAAATTGGAATATGCAGTGGTAGATATAAATGGAATAGGCTATAAGGTGAATATTTCTCTTAAGACCTATGAGAAACTGGTTTTGGGAGAAAAGACAAAGCTGTATATATATAACTATATAAGAGAGGATATGTTTAAACTCATAGGTTTTGCAGAGGAGAAAGAAAGAAATTTATTTGAAATTCTCATAAATGTAAATGGTATAGGGGTTTCTTTAGCCCTTGCCATACTGTCAACCTTTGATGTAGAGGACATGAGGGATATTGTATCTAGGGAAGATGTAAAACTTCTAACCAAGGTTCCAAAACTTGGGATAAAAAAGGCACAAAAACTGATAGTAGATGTGAAGGACAAATTGAAAGGTCTGCAGCTAGAGGAGGGGGCATCTGGAAGTACGGCTTCAAAAGGAATTCAGATAGAGGAAGAGTTGTATATGGCCTTAGAATCTCTGGGTTATAGTAAAAAGGATATAGAGAAGTTAGTTACAAGGGAAGAGATCATGGCTTATGAAGGTATAGAGGCTGCAATAAAAGATGTTCTGAAAAAGATACAGAGCAAACTTTAA
- a CDS encoding mannose-1-phosphate guanylyltransferase/mannose-6-phosphate isomerase, with protein sequence MKVIILAGGCGTRLWPLSRDHYPKQFIKIKTEEPSLFQETFERSLLISEVDDIYVVTNEKYKFLVMGAIEELGYDYNESNIFVEPEAKNTLPAIYAGVHGASKDIDSTFVVFPSDHRILKSDEFTDIIKASENLAENHIITFGIKPDGPNTGYGYISPAEKRLNGYIVEKFHEKPDCETALSYIEKGYFWNSGIFMFNSEFFTNEVKSHAKNIYEAFDTSTDIKEAFSKIHTKVSMDYGIMEKSSRIAVVPVDIGWNDLGSFDAFYDVYKRDDNDNIVEPENIVIDSKNNYIYSETGKLVASIGVEDLIIVDNRDALLVCKKEQSQKVKQVVETLNFRNDLRSQYHVKEYRPWGHSKVLEEEKNSFKINRIVVGVGKELSYQVHYHRSEHWVVVKGMAKVILENKEKLVSAGESIFIKPGEKHKLENPGKVPLEIIEVQMGEYLENDDIIRFED encoded by the coding sequence ATGAAGGTTATAATTTTGGCAGGAGGATGTGGAACAAGGTTGTGGCCTCTTAGCAGAGATCACTATCCAAAACAGTTTATAAAGATAAAAACTGAAGAACCCTCTCTTTTTCAGGAGACCTTTGAAAGAAGTCTTTTGATATCAGAGGTTGACGATATCTATGTGGTTACCAATGAAAAATATAAATTTCTGGTAATGGGGGCTATAGAGGAACTGGGATATGATTATAATGAATCTAATATTTTTGTAGAGCCTGAGGCAAAGAATACCCTTCCAGCTATTTATGCAGGTGTACACGGAGCTTCTAAAGACATTGACAGCACATTTGTAGTGTTTCCGTCTGATCACAGGATATTGAAATCAGATGAATTTACAGATATTATAAAGGCCTCAGAAAACCTGGCAGAAAACCATATAATAACCTTTGGAATCAAGCCTGACGGCCCAAATACCGGATATGGTTATATATCTCCTGCTGAAAAAAGATTGAACGGTTATATTGTAGAAAAATTTCATGAGAAGCCAGATTGTGAAACTGCCTTGTCTTATATTGAAAAGGGGTATTTCTGGAACAGCGGGATATTTATGTTTAATTCAGAGTTTTTTACAAATGAGGTTAAAAGTCACGCCAAAAATATCTACGAGGCATTTGATACCAGTACTGATATCAAAGAGGCTTTTTCAAAGATCCATACCAAGGTTTCAATGGATTACGGGATAATGGAAAAAAGCAGTAGGATAGCTGTCGTTCCTGTGGACATAGGATGGAATGATTTAGGGAGTTTTGATGCCTTTTATGATGTCTACAAGAGAGATGACAATGATAATATTGTAGAGCCTGAAAACATTGTTATTGATTCAAAGAATAACTATATATATTCTGAAACAGGCAAGCTTGTTGCGTCTATCGGAGTGGAAGATTTGATAATAGTCGACAACAGAGATGCTCTGCTAGTATGTAAAAAAGAACAGTCACAGAAAGTAAAACAAGTAGTTGAAACTTTAAATTTCAGAAATGATCTGAGATCGCAGTACCATGTGAAAGAATACAGACCCTGGGGACATTCTAAAGTTTTGGAAGAGGAAAAAAATTCATTTAAAATAAACAGAATAGTTGTAGGGGTTGGGAAAGAACTGAGTTACCAAGTCCATTATCATAGAAGTGAACACTGGGTAGTTGTGAAGGGAATGGCTAAGGTAATTCTAGAGAATAAAGAAAAACTTGTTTCTGCAGGAGAGAGTATATTCATAAAGCCTGGAGAAAAGCATAAACTTGAAAATCCCGGGAAAGTTCCCTTAGAAATTATAGAAGTACAAATGGGAGAATATCTTGAAAATGACGATATAATCAGATTTGAAGATTAA
- a CDS encoding PhoH family protein, whose translation MRKIYVLDTNVLIHDPKAIFNFVDNEVIVPISVIEEIDKLKRDPTTGAQARITSRVIDKIREKGSLSKGVELENDIFFKVEIGYGTIKLPEFMHKELVDNKILAVTLGIKEENPDKKVVIVTKDINMRIKGDSLGLEVEDYETDKVNYSELYEGSYEVDVSDETFKTFEKTGRVKIEDVASKENEPNCFFKMKNSGKVISGRYSKTKKRIERMAFADVSAWGVRARNDEQEYAMDLLMDDNIRVITLVGRAGTGKTLLAVATGLEQVVERKKYKKLFIARPIIPMGKDIGYLPGSEKEKLKPWMQPIYDNIDFLSENKEDKAGEKVVMGLESLGLLKIEALTYIRGRSIPAGFIIIDEAQNLTPLEIKTIVTRAGEDTKIVFTGDPDQIDSPYLDANTNGLTYLAEKFRMVDISGHITLKKGERSKLAELAAKLL comes from the coding sequence GTGAGGAAAATATATGTATTAGATACCAATGTATTGATTCATGATCCAAAGGCAATATTTAATTTCGTTGACAACGAAGTAATAGTCCCGATATCTGTTATAGAGGAAATAGACAAACTAAAGAGAGATCCCACTACAGGGGCGCAGGCTAGGATAACCTCTCGGGTTATTGATAAAATAAGAGAAAAAGGCTCTCTTTCCAAGGGAGTAGAGCTAGAAAATGATATATTTTTTAAGGTGGAAATAGGATATGGGACTATCAAACTCCCGGAATTTATGCATAAAGAACTGGTAGACAATAAGATACTGGCCGTCACCTTAGGAATAAAAGAAGAAAATCCAGATAAAAAAGTAGTAATAGTAACCAAAGATATAAACATGAGGATAAAAGGAGACTCTCTAGGTTTAGAGGTAGAGGATTATGAGACAGATAAGGTAAATTATTCTGAGCTCTATGAGGGAAGTTATGAGGTTGATGTATCTGATGAGACGTTTAAAACTTTTGAAAAAACCGGAAGAGTAAAAATAGAGGATGTAGCTTCTAAAGAAAATGAACCAAACTGTTTTTTTAAAATGAAAAATTCTGGGAAAGTGATTTCCGGGAGGTATTCTAAAACAAAAAAACGCATCGAAAGAATGGCTTTCGCCGATGTCAGTGCCTGGGGAGTCCGGGCTAGAAATGATGAACAAGAGTACGCTATGGATCTTCTCATGGACGATAATATAAGGGTGATAACCCTAGTGGGAAGAGCCGGTACAGGTAAGACCCTTCTTGCAGTTGCTACAGGTCTTGAGCAGGTAGTTGAAAGAAAAAAATACAAAAAACTTTTTATAGCTCGTCCTATCATACCTATGGGTAAAGATATAGGGTATTTACCAGGAAGTGAGAAAGAAAAACTAAAGCCATGGATGCAGCCTATATATGATAACATTGATTTTCTTTCTGAAAATAAGGAGGATAAGGCTGGAGAAAAAGTAGTTATGGGTCTAGAATCACTAGGGTTACTGAAAATAGAAGCTCTTACTTATATAAGAGGAAGATCTATACCTGCAGGGTTCATTATAATAGATGAGGCACAGAATCTAACTCCTCTAGAGATAAAAACCATTGTTACAAGGGCAGGTGAAGACACTAAGATAGTCTTTACAGGAGACCCAGACCAGATAGACAGTCCTTATTTGGATGCCAACACAAATGGTCTGACTTATCTTGCTGAAAAATTCAGAATGGTAGATATATCGGGGCATATAACCCTTAAAAAGGGTGAAAGATCAAAGCTGGCAGAACTGGCTGCAAAACTTTTATAA